A segment of the Aureimonas sp. SA4125 genome:
ATCGCGGAGGCGGCGGGCGCGGCACTCGTCGTCGCCGACCGTCTGTTGTCGGGCGCAAGTTTCACGGACGCATCGCACCGGTAGCCGCGGCCGGACTGGGCAGGCTCTCAGGCCATGGAGAATGCGGGTTTCGCGTTCCGGATACCCGGCCTGGGCGACTTCCGGCAAGCACGGCTTCATGGATTTCGGGGCGGGGCGTGCGCTACGCGTCGATCGGCGGCGTCGGTCTCCTGAGGGGCTCGCCGACGCTTTTTCGGACGACGAGGTTGCCGCTGACCAGAACCTTCACGCCCGGCTGGGGCTCCTTGGATATGATGAGGTCGTCGAGGAGCCGGATGGCCATGGCACCGATCTTCTGCTTGGGGACATTGACCGACGTCAGTGCCGGCTCGAACATGTCGCTCATCGGCAGGTTGTCGAAGCCGATCACCGAAACATCGCGCGGGACGTCGCAGCCACGTTTGCGCAAGGCCTTGATGAAGCCGTAGGCGATGATGTCGTTGGCGCAGAAATACGCTTCCGCGATGGTGCGGTCGTCCGCAAGCTGCGCCTGGGCGTCCCGATAGGCGCCTTCCAGGGTGGAGTCGACCGACAGGATCGCCTGCTCTTCGACCGCAAGGTCGAGCGAGGACATGGCACGCAGGAACGCCTCGTGCCGAAGTCTGAAATTGGTGACGGCGGCATAGCTGCTCACCAGCCCGATGCGCCGAAAACCCAGGCTCTTCAGATAGTCCAGCGACTGGAAGATCGCCTGCTCATTGTCCATGTCGACGAAGTTGGCGTCGACGAAAGGCTTGTAGGTGTCGATGAAAACCATGGGAAGGCCGCATCGCAAAAGGGTCTCGACATCCTCGTCCACGAGCTCGGTTCCGAGCGCCACCACGCCGCGAAGATCGCTTCCGGTCAGCGTGTCGATAAGCCCGCGGGTATCCTCGCCGTCGTGGCTGACCACCTGAAGCGAATAGTCGCGCCGCGTCGCCTCGAACGACATGCCATCGATGTAGTCGGAGATGAAGTGGCTGTGGTCGCGGTTGACGGTATGGCCGTGCTTGGCGATCTTCAGGAAGCAGAGCGTGTTGGCAATGTCGGGCCTCGATCGCGGCTCCCGCGGCGCATAGCGCAGATCCTTCACGGCGCCGAGGACGCGCTGGCGCGTCGCCTCCGAGATTTCGCCCTTGCCATTGATCACGAGCGAGGCCGTGGAGGCCGAGACACCAGCCTGCTCCGCCACCTGCCTCAGTGTGATCGGCCTTTTCTGTCTATCCATTCCCGGTTCCGCGGCGGTGACGGTCTCGCCAAAACAGTTTAGTAAACAAGTCGCCGCCGTTTTGCCACG
Coding sequences within it:
- a CDS encoding LacI family DNA-binding transcriptional regulator, with the translated sequence MDRQKRPITLRQVAEQAGVSASTASLVINGKGEISEATRQRVLGAVKDLRYAPREPRSRPDIANTLCFLKIAKHGHTVNRDHSHFISDYIDGMSFEATRRDYSLQVVSHDGEDTRGLIDTLTGSDLRGVVALGTELVDEDVETLLRCGLPMVFIDTYKPFVDANFVDMDNEQAIFQSLDYLKSLGFRRIGLVSSYAAVTNFRLRHEAFLRAMSSLDLAVEEQAILSVDSTLEGAYRDAQAQLADDRTIAEAYFCANDIIAYGFIKALRKRGCDVPRDVSVIGFDNLPMSDMFEPALTSVNVPKQKIGAMAIRLLDDLIISKEPQPGVKVLVSGNLVVRKSVGEPLRRPTPPIDA